A window of Cryptomeria japonica chromosome 3, Sugi_1.0, whole genome shotgun sequence contains these coding sequences:
- the LOC131045696 gene encoding peroxidase 4, producing the protein MASLMLLRISVAFFAILFISSTSVNAQLSANFYAKSCPQLLSTVKAAVKKAVANEKRMGASLLRLHFHDCFVNGCDGSILLDDSSTLTGEKTAVPNLNSARGFDVIDNIKTQVEKVCSGVVSCADILTIAARDSVVELGGPSWTVPLGRRDSRTASKSGANNNIPPPTSSLSNLMSKFQAQGLSTKEMVALAGGHTIGQARCTSFRAHIYNDSNIVKTYATSLQAKCPRSGGDNNLSPLDLQTPTVFENNYYKNLQAQKGLLHSDQELFNGGSTDSQVKTYSSNQNAFFNDFAAAMVKMGNIKPLTGSSGEIRKNCRKPN; encoded by the exons ATGGCTTCCCTCATGTTGCTAAGAATTAGTGTTGCATTCTTTGCTATACTCTTCATTTCTTCGACCTCTGTGAATGCTCAACTTAGTGCAAACTTTTATGCTAAGTCTTGTCCTCAGTTATTGTCCACAGTCAAGGCAGCTGTGAAGAAAGCAGTGGCCAATGAGAAACGAATGGGTGCATCGTTACTCCGCTTACATTTCCATGACTGTTTTGTCAAT GGCTGCGATGGATCTATTCTGCTGGATGACTCCTCAACTTTAACTGGTGAGAAAACTGCAGTCCCAAATCTTAATTCCGCAAGAGGCTTCGACGTTATAGACAACATCAAAACCCAAGTCGAAAAAGTTTGCAGTGGAGTGGTTTCATGTGCTGATATTTTGACAATAGCTGCTCGTGACTCTGTTGTGGAA tTGGGAGGTCCTTCTTGGACAGTTCCACTGGGAAGAAGGGATTCCAGAACAGCGAGCAAAAGCGGTGCAAATAATAACATTCCACCACCGACTTCCAGTCTAAGTAACCTCATGTCTAAATTTCAGGCACAGGGACTTTCTACAAAAGAAATGGTGGCTCTTGCAG GAGGTCACACAATCGGTCAGGCAAGATGCACCAGTTTCAGAGCTCACATCTACAATGATTCCAATATTGTGAAGACATATGCTACTTCTTTACAAGCAAAATGTCCCAGGAGTGGTGGTGACAACAACCTCTCTCCTTTAGATCTCCAAACTCCCACAGTCTTTGAAAACAACTACTACAAAAATCTCCAAGCCCAGAAAGGACTTTTACACTCTGATCAGGAGCTTTTTAACGGAGGGTCTACAGATTCTCAGGTTAAAACATACAGCAGCAATCAGAATGCCTTCTTCAATGATTTCGCAGCCGCCATGGTGAAGATGGGAAACATTAAGCCTCTGACTGGTAGCAGTGGAGAGATCCGAAAGAACTGCAGGAAGCCTAACTAA